One stretch of Arachis duranensis cultivar V14167 chromosome 1, aradu.V14167.gnm2.J7QH, whole genome shotgun sequence DNA includes these proteins:
- the LOC107482723 gene encoding uncharacterized protein LOC107482723 produces MNAQLANLAEMISKMSMSSSNNTNQPSSSSNLPSQPQPNPKGSINAITLRSGTTLEEIPPRILEDIHKEEVIVEAPHEEEEVGKRHEEEGVNLKEPKRKALVDESILIPFPFMVKKAKKMPEFDMNMLQVFKKVEVTIPLLDAIQQIPKYAKFLKDLCTHKDRIGELETLSLGSSISSLMEPIPKKCGDPGPCLVSCCIGGHTFHDCMCDLGACVSIMPLSTFVRLNLAPLKRSTARFFLADKSVITVTGIAEDVLVGIKDLIFPVDFYILEMPPTENRSSSSVLLGRPFLKTSKFKLDAFTSTYSFEVGDKTIKFNLEEAMKHPPEEHSVLRRDVIDELVAEAQDEDHNKLCYQAIEERNDEEDEHEEVVEDEARELDEKEPQLEAKSELKPLPSHLKYAFLEDNEKCPVIIASELFSEEEERLLDVLRKYKKMIGWSLVDIVGIDPRKCMHRIFLQEGARPVRQPQRRLNPTILDVVKKEVTRLLDAGIIYPISDSEWVSPVQVVPKKSGITAVTKDDGGVVTKRV; encoded by the coding sequence ATGAATGCTCAATTAGCCAATCTTGCCGAAATGATTTCAAAGATGTCCATGTCCTCTTCCAACAATAccaatcaaccctcaagttcTTCTAACCTTCCATCCCAACCCCAACCAAACCCAAAGGGCAGTATCAACGCCATCACTCTACGATCGGGAACTACATTGGAGGAGATACCTCCAAGGATCTTGGAAGACATTCATAAGGAAGAAGTGATTGTTGAAGCTCCACATGAAGAGGAGGAGGTAGGCAAGAGGCATGAAGAGGAAGGAGTAAACCTCAAGGAACCCAAGAGGAAAGCTCTAGTGGATGAGTCCATCCTAATTCCATTCCCTTTCATGGtaaagaaagcaaagaagatGCCAGAATTTGACATGAACATGCTTCAAGTGTTCAAgaaggttgaggtaaccataCCACTTCTTGATGCTATTCAACAAATTCCAAAGTATGCAAAATTCTTAAAAGACTTGTGTACACACAAGGATAGGATAGGGGAATTGGAGACATTATCCTTGGGAAGTTCAATCTCTTCCTTGATGGAACCCATACCAAAGAAATGTGGTGATCCTGGGCCTTGTTTGGTATCTTGTTGTATTGGTGGACACACTTTTCATGATTGTATGTGTGATCTAGGGGCTTGTGTAAGCATCATGCCGCTTTCTACTTTTGTGCGGTTGAATTTAGCTCCATTGAAGAGGTCGACGGCGAGATTTTTCTTGGCCGATAAAAGTGTGATCACGGTAACAGGAATAGCCGAAGATGTACTTGTGGGAATCAAGGACTTGATCTTTCCGGTTGACTTTTATATCCTTGAAATGCCCCCAACAGAGAATAGAAGCTCATCCTCCGTTCTACTTGGTAGGCCTTTCCTTAAAACCTCTAAATTCAAGTTAGATGCCTTCACCAGTACATATTCCTTTGAGGTTGGAGACAAGACTATCAAGTTTAATTTGGAAGAAGCCATGAAACATCCTCCCGAAGAGCATTCTGTTCTCCGACGTGATGTAATTGATGAGTTGGTAGCGGAAGCGCAAGACGAAGACCATAACAAGTTGTGCTACCAAGCCATTGAGGAGAGGAATGACGAAGAGGATGAACATGAGGAAGTTGTTGAGGATGAAGCTCGTGAGCTTGATGAAAAAGAACCTCAGCTTGAGGCAAAGAGTGAATTGAAACCTCTTCCATCTCATTTGAAATATGCTTTCTTAGAGGATAACGAAAAGTGTCCAGTCATTATTGCTAGTGAGCTCTTtagtgaggaagaagagaggctCCTAGATGTTCTCAGAAAGTACAAGAAAATGATTGGTTGGAGCCTAGTCGATATTGTGGGGATTGACCCTCGCAAATGCATGCACCGTATATTTCTCCAAGAAGGAGCTAGGCCGGTTAGACAACCGCAAAGAAGACTCAATCCAACCATCCTTGATGTGGTAAAGAAAGAGGTCACTAGGCTACTTGATGCGGGTATCATATACCCAATTTCTGACAGTGAGTGGGTAAGCCCGGTCCAGGTTGTTCCAAAGAAGTCAGGCATCACTGCGGTCACAAAGGATGATGGTGGAGTGGTCACCAAGAGAGTATAA